The Phaseolus vulgaris cultivar G19833 chromosome 10, P. vulgaris v2.0, whole genome shotgun sequence DNA window TAATGCTTAACAGGTTTGTATGGTCACCTCGAAACAGTGTGGAAAAGCTCCAAATTTTGGCTTAAGTATGAGTGTTTGTGGTGTATGGTTAGTGTCTAGAGTGAAAAAGTAAAACTATATGACTTTAATGCGTTGGAAGAGGAGTAATTTTTGTATGTGTCTATATGAGTTGGAGGATTTAGAGTAGTCCAactatattttgataaaaaaataatcaagttattaCTGTTTATTCAACAACATTAATCATTATTAGGGTTAGTTAAACTATTATTCGCCCAATAATAACAAGTAGTCATGATGCATCATCAATGATGTAGAATATCATTCAAAGATTCATGATAAAAAAGTAGGAGatgatcttcttcttcttcaacatGGCCTAAATGATCTTCTTGTTCTTCATCATTTACTTCAACTTGGTCTTCTTCTTCAAAAAGACTTAGATGATCTTCTTGTTCTTCAACATTTGCTTCAACCtggttttcttcttcttcaacatGGCCTTCAgggttttcttcatctattatTGACAAAAACGGAACTATGATaactattattttcaaaatgataAGAAAGTTGGAGATGTAAACTAATCAATAAAAATCTACATTTATGACTCATTATTTAGAaatcattaatatttaatttcaagCTACATTACTATAAAAAATTGCATATTTCAAGAAAGGTTAGTATGACATGTAGATGAGCCAAATCGGTTGATATCAATATTTCCAAAAAGTATCTTTTTATTTAACTGTTACAAACTTTATTTTCAAAGTTCTtcatccatccttttcaaattcaTGCCATAAAATGCATGGCTAACGACTTACTTTTGCTAAAGAATTCGTAAATACTATAATAGGATTTGTTGTTAGTTTTCTACAATTAATTAAAGGTCTTGAATAAAAGAAAcgaacaaaataaaaacaaaaaaaagttaaagtaaAGAACATGTGTTTGTAAACTGGAGTAAGTTCTATTGTATAAAGATTGTTCAACTTGATAAAGTAACTCATCATAACACATGCAAATGAAGTCTTCAATCAAATAAGAAATAGGAAAAGACATATCAAGAAGATAAATTAAAGAATATAAACATGTAAAAAGAAATCATACTGCTCTTGCatgacaaaagaaaaataaaaaaaggcaTAGGTTAGAATAGTTCGCTTTAACAATTTTCTTCGTAGTTTTATATGCTTGTTTTCTAGAATAAGGAGACTACATGTTAAGAGAAAGTCCCACATTCACATATAGGATGAGAATCTGTGGCACATAAAGGTTATTTAAGAAAGTCTCCACTCTATGTAAAAACACTTCTTTGACATAGAAAATAAGTTTAGTTTGAAAAGCTTTATGATTTCTTTTATGCTAATTGTGTTGACTTAGTTGAGTTTTTCTATGTGTTTGATCCAAGCTAACTTGTAGTCAACCAAACTTGGGCTGAACCAGACTTGGTCCATTATAGTTCAACTTAGTTTGATATGAGTTGATGTCATCTCATCCCAACTTGACCTAAACCTACCTCGTCTCCAGACGATTGAGTTCGACCCAACTCATCTTGACTCAAACCCTACTCTCGACCCAACTCATCTTGACTCAAACCCTACTCACCTACGCTTAACCGAAACTTATCTCAACTCAATTAGACTTAGATGTTTGACCATAAATATATTTACCTTGCAGATCTGGTTGAGCAGCATCTTCTGGAGATGTCTCCTTGTATGTGTATCTGAAGGAGTAGTAGCCACAAACTTGGAGGAGGGCAGCGTTCAATATTCCCAACATTAGATAGAACCTGTCTAAATGGCTAGTGTCCATACTCTTCTTGAACCACCTGCCACGGAACACTAAGACGAATGGAATAAGGAGGAGTTTGCCAATACCATTCACCAATTCAATATACGAATCCACAAAACTCCACATTGATTTTGCTACGTGGGCatgaaataatttctttaaCCCCCCTTCAACGAGTGCCTCCGTCGTTCCCAACAATATAAACTGCGGAACTAGGGCTTCGATTTTCAGTTCTTTGTTCTGATTTAATATCCAAGACAATCTATGAAGCTCCACCTTCCGTGCTACGAAGCAGCAAATTACGGCAGACACCATTCCAAAACCAATCCTTATAATCGAAGTCGTCACTACAAATGTTTTCGACGTAGAATATGTGGTTCTGTTACTACGCAAGCCGACCATGATCAAAAAGCAGATGAATTGCGACACTCTTTCCACACCGGCCTTGATCAAAAAGAGTTCAGAGATACCAAAACTATTGGTAGTTGTCATGCTGCTTGCTTGTGCAACAAAAAAAGTGTTCCCAGTAGCCACGAGTAAACTGTAAGCAAAGAAGGAAAAACACAGGTAGATCATAGGAACAAGGCTCTTCACTTCCCTCACCTCCTTCACCATGCAAACTTTCACatccctttctttttcattcAGTATAGCTGCTTTGTCCAACCACCTGAAGAGCCGTGGAACTCGTGGCTTTAATCTCACTCCTTTACCATAGACATAACATAAATTGGTCCGCACATTACCCTTCCAGTAATAACCATTCTCTGAGGCTGGATAATCTGATCTTCGTCTCCCACAAGCTGCTTTGCAGATTCTAAAGATCTTGCCAAAATAGCTTTCATCAGACACTTGTTCGTGCCTATACTTCATACTACCAAAGAGGAACAAAAGATAACACCCTCCCATCAGAACTGCTGAATTTCTGAAGATAATATCGTAATCTTGATTGAAAAAGTCAGTAAATACTATTACCACGTATCCAACAGCCAATGGAGCTAACAACCACGTATTTGTAAGAATTATACGTATGAGGTCAAGCTCATTTTGTTTTTCTG harbors:
- the LOC137819075 gene encoding protein NRT1/ PTR FAMILY 5.7-like, translated to MMDYYADSKVVEDLPISAILTNLQDGLSSLLFIFASLISEAYTGPVTMITICAAASIEGLMLIWISAYSESSGALYAAILFLTIGKSGQTLLDSFLENKVEEIFEAREKIEIKDGSTEKQNELDLIRIILTNTWLLAPLAVGYVVIVFTDFFNQDYDIIFRNSAVLMGGCYLLFLFGSMKYRHEQVSDESYFGKIFRICKAACGRRRSDYPASENGYYWKGNVRTNLCYVYGKGVRLKPRVPRLFRWLDKAAILNEKERDVKVCMVKEVREVKSLVPMIYLCFSFFAYSLLVATGNTFFVAQASSMTTTNSFGISELFLIKAGVERVSQFICFLIMVGLRSNRTTYSTSKTFVVTTSIIRIGFGMVSAVICCFVARKVELHRLSWILNQNKELKIEALVPQFILLGTTEALVEGGLKKLFHAHVAKSMWSFVDSYIELVNGIGKLLLIPFVLVFRGRWFKKSMDTSHLDRFYLMLGILNAALLQVCGYYSFRYTYKETSPEDAAQPDLQDEENPEGHVEEEENQVEANVEEQEDHLSLFEEEDQVEVNDEEQEDHLGHVEEEEDHLLLFYHESLNDILHH